TTTCTCGCATGAGAGAAGATGGAAAGACGGTTTACGCTGTCACTTATAGATGGGCCCGCGGCGCATTAGCTAGTTGGTGAGGTAATGGCTCACCAAGGCGACGATGCGTAGCCGACCTGAGAGGGTGATCGGCCACACTGGGACTGAGACACGGCCCAGACTCCTACGGGAGGCAGCAGTAGGGAATCTTCCGCAATGGACGAAAGTCTGACGGAGCAACGCCGCGTGAACGAAGAAGGCCTTCGGGTCGTAAAGTTCTGTTGTTAGGGAAGAACAAGTACCAGAGTAACTGCTGGTACCTTGACGGTACCTAACCAGAAAGCCACGGCTAACTACGTGCCAGCAGCCGCGGTAATACGTAGGTGGCAAGCGTTGTCCGGAATTATTGGGCGTAAAGCGCGCGCAGGTGGTTCCTTAAGTCTGATGTGAAAGCCCACGGCTCAACCGTGGAGGGTCATTGGAAACTGGGGAACTTGAGTGCAGAAGAGGAAAGTGGAATTCCAAGTGTAGCGGTGAAATGCGTAGAGATTTGGAGGAACACCAGTGGCGAAGGCGACTTTCTGGTCTGTAACTGACACTGAGGCGCGAAAGCGTGGGGAGCAAACAGGATTAGATACCCTGGTAGTCCACGCCGTAAACGATGAGTGCTAAGTGTTAGAGGGTTTCCGCCCTTTAGTGCTGCAGCTAACGCATTAAGCACTCCGCCTGGGGAGTACGGCCGCAAGGCTGAAACTCAAAGGAATTGACGGGGGCCCGCACAAGCGGTGGAGCATGTGGTTTAATTCGAAGCAACGCGAAGAACCTTACCAGGTCTTGACATCCTCTGACAACCCTAGAGATAGGGCTTTCCCCTTCGGGGGACAGAGTGACAGGTGGTGCATGGTTGTCGTCAGCTCGTGTCGTGAGATGTTGGGTTAAGTCCCGCAACGAGCGCAACCCTTGATCTTAGTTGCCAGCATTCAGTTGGGCACTCTAAGGTGACTGCCGGTGACAAACCGGAGGAAGGTGGGGATGACGTCAAATCATCATGCCCCTTATGACCTGGGCTACACACGTGCTACAATGGATGGTACAAAGGGCTGCAAACCTGCGAAGGTAAGCGAATCCCATAAAGCCATTCTCAGTTCGGATTGCAGGCTGCAACTCGCCTGCATGAAGCCGGAATCGCTAGTAATCGCGGATCAGCATGCCGCGGTGAATACGTTCCCGGGCCTTGTACACACCGCCCGTCACACCACGAGAGTTTGTAACACCCGAAGTCGGTGAGGTAACCTTTATGGAGCCAGCCGCCTAAGGTGGGACAGATGATTGGGGTGAAGTCGTAACAAGGTAGCCGTATCGGAAGGTGCGGCTGGATCACCTCCTTTCTAAGGATAATTACGAGAGCGCTTTTGTTTTGTTCAGTTTTGAATGAGTAATTCATTCAATAGGAAAGACAAGCATCACGATGTGATGGATTCTTTCTGCTTTGTTCCTTGAAAACTAGATAATAGATAGAAGGCAATTAATTTTTTTCAAAGCATCTGTAAGACTTTTTTAACGGTTAAGTTAGAAAGGGCGCACGGTGGATGCCTTGGCACTAGGAGCCGATGAAGGACGGGACTAACACCGATATGCTTCGGGGAGCTGTAAGTAAGCTTTGATCCGGAGATTTCCGAATGGGGAAACCCACTGTTCGTAATGGAACAGTATCTTTACCTGAATACATAGGGTACTGAAGGCAGACCCGGGGAACTGAAACATCTAAGTACCCGGAGGAAGAGAAAGCAAACGCGATTTCCTGAGTAGCGGCGAGCGAAACGGAATTAGCCCAAACCAAGAGGCTTGCCTCTTGGGGTTGTAGGACACTCAACATGGAGTTACAAAGGAACGGGGTAAATGAAGCGACCTGGAAAGGTCCGTCGAAGAAGGTAAAAACCCTGTAGTTGAAACTTCGTTCCCTCCTGAGTGGATCCTGAGTACGGCGGGACACGAGAAATCCCGTCGGAAGCAGGGAGGACCATCTCCCAAGGCTAAATACTCCCTAGTGACCGATAGTGAACCAGTACCGTGAGGGAAAGGTGAAAAGCACCCCGGAAGGGGAGTGAAATAGATCCTGAAACCGTGTGCCTACAAGTAGTCAAAGCCCGTTAATGGGTAATGGCGTGCCTTTTGTAGAATGAACCGGCGAGTTACGATTTCATGCGAGGTTAAGTTGATGAGACGGAGCCGCAGCGAAAGCGAGTCTGAATAGGGCGAATGAGTATGAGGTCGTAGACCCGAAACCAGGTGATCTACCCATGTCCAGGGTGAAGTTCAGGTAACACTGAATGGAGGCCCGAACCCACGCACGTTGAAAAGTGCGGGGATGAGGTGTGGGTAGCGGAGAAATTCCAATCGAACCTGGAGATAGCTGGTTCTCTCCGAAATAGCTTTAGGGCTAGCCTCAAGATGAGAGTATTGGAGGTAGAGCACTGATTGGACTAGGGGCCCCCAACGGGTTACCGAATTCAGTCAAACTCCGAATGCCAAATACTTATTCTTGGGAGTCAGACTGCGAGTGATAAGATCCGTAGTCGAAAGGGAAACAGCCCAGACCACCAGCTAAGGTCCCAAAGTATACGTTAAGTGGAAAAGGATGTGGAGTTGCTTAGACAACCAGGATGTTGGCTTAGAAGCAGCCACCATTTAAAGAGTGCGTAATAGCTCACTGGTCGAGTGACTCCGCGCCGAAAATGTACCGGGGCTAAACGTATCACCGAAGCTGTGGATTGACACCATTAGGTGTCGATGGTAGGAGAGCGTTCTAAGGGCGTTGAAGTCAGACCGGAAGGACTGGTGGAGCGCTTAGAAGTGAGAATGCCGGTATGAGTAGCGAAAGAAGGGTGAGAATCCCTTCCACCGAATGCCTAAGGTTTCCTGAGGAAGGCTCGTCCGCTCAGGGTTAGTCGGGACCTAAGCCGAGGCCGAAAGGCGTAGGCGATGGACAACAGGTTGATATTCCTGTACCACCTATACATCGTTTGAACGATGGGGGGACGCAGAAGGATAGGGTAAGCGCGCTGTTGGATATGCGCGTCCAAGCAGTTAGGCCGGAAACGAGGCAAATCCCGTTTCCATTAAGGCGGAGCTGTGATGGCGAGGGAAATATAGTACCGAAGTTCCTGATTCCACGCTGCCAAGAAAAGCCTCTAGTGAGATGTAAGGTGCCCGTACCGCAAACCGACACAGGTAGGCGAGGAGAGAATCCTAAGGTGTGCGAGAGAACTCTCGTTAAGGAACTCGGCAAAATGACCCCGTAACTTCGGGAGAAGGGGTGCTTTTTAGGGTGAATAGCCCAGAAAAGCCGCAGTGAATAGGCCCAGGCGACTGTTTAGCAAAAACACAGGTCTCTGCGAAGCCGCAAGGCGAAGTATAGGGGCTGACACCTGCCCGGTGCTGGAAGGTTAAGGGGAGAGGTTAGCGCAAGCGAAGCTTTGAACCGAAGCCCCAGTAAACGGCGGCCGTAACTATAACGGTCCTAAGGTAGCGAAATTCCTTGTCGGGTAAGTTCCGACCCGCACGAAAGGTGTAACGATCTGGGCACTGTCTCAACGAGAGACTCGGTGAAATTATAGTACCTGTGAAGATGCAGGTTACCCGCGACAGGACGGAAAGACCCCGTGGAGCTTTACTGCAGCCTGATATTGAATTTTGGTACAGCTTGTACAGGATAGGTAGGAGCCTGAGAAGCCGGAGCGCTAGCTTCGGTGGAGGCGTTGGTGGGATACTACCCTGGCTGTATTGAAATTCTAACCCGCGCCCCTTATCGGGGTGGGAGACAGTGTCAGGTGGGCAGTTTGACTGGGGCGGTCGCCTCCTAAAGAGTAACGGAGGCGCCCAAAGGTTCCCTCAGAATGGTTGGAAATCATTCGTAGAGTGTAAAGGCACAAGGGAGCTTGACTGCGAGACCTACAAGTCGAGCAGGGACGAAAGTCGGGCTTAGTGATCCGGTGGTTCCGCATGGAAGGGCCATCGCTCAACGGATAAAAGCTACCCCGGGGATAACAGGCTTATCTCCCCCAAGAGTCCACATCGACGGGGAGGTTTGGCACCTCGATGTCGGCTCATCGCATCCTGGGGCTGTAGTCGGTCCCAAGGGTTGGGCTGTTCGCCCATTAAAGCGGTACGCGAGCTGGGTTCAGAACGTCGTGAGACAGTTCGGTCCCTATCCGTCGCGGGCGCAGGAAATTTGAGAGGAGCTGTCCTTAGTACGAGAGGACCGGGATGGACGCACCGCTGGTGTACCAGTTGTCTTGCCAAAGGCATAGCTGGGTAGCTACGTGCGGACGGGATAAGTGCTGAAAGCATCTAAGCATGAAGCCCCCCTCAAGATGAGATTTCCCATGGCGCAAGCTAGTAAGATCCCTGAAAGATGATCAGGTTGATAGGTCAGAGGTGGAAGCGTGGCGACATGTGGAGCTGACTGATACTAATAGATCGAGGACTTAACCAACGCTTTTAAAAAAATGAAATACCTTCTTATTATCTAGTTTTGAAGGAATGAAAATTCTTCAAAAATGAATATAGTCTGGCAATGATGGCGAAGAGGTCACACCCGTTCCCATTCCGAACACGGAAGTTAAGTTCTTCAGCGCCGATGGTAGTTGGGGGTTTCCCCCTGTGAGAGTAGGACGTTGCCAGGCTATTCATTTAAATCTTTAAATGGGTTTTAGGAAACATTATATTATTCCGCAGTAGCTCAGTGGTAGAGCATTCGGCTGTTAACCGAACGGTCGTAGGTTCGAGTCCTACCTGCGGAGCCATATGCTTCCATAGCTCAGTAGGTAGAGCACTTCCATGGTAAGGAAGAGGTCAGCGGTTCGAATCCGCTTGGGAGCTTCCCAATCTATCTATGAACACAAAAAAAGTTCGGCCCGTTGGTCAAGCGGTTAAGACACCGCCCTTTCACGGCGGTAACACGGGTTCGAATCCCGTACGGGTCACCATTTAATTCGGAGGATTAGCTCAGCTGGGAGAGCATCTGCCTTACAAGCAGAGGGTCGGCGGTTCGATCCCGTCATCCTCCACCATTTTATTCTTTACTTGCCGGTGTAGCTCAACTGGTAGAGCAACTGACTTGTAATCAGTAGGTTGGGGGTTCAAGTCCTCTTGCCGGCACCATTTACAACCATATATTGCGGAGGGGTAGCGAAGTGGCTAAACGCGGCGGACTGTAAATCCGCTCCTTCGGGTTCGGCAGTTCGAATCTGCCCCCCTCCACCATTTTAATAAAATCCTGTGGATCAGTTATATATTCTCTGTATTGGGGAAATATATGATTACCACCTTTTTATTTTGTTGAACATTAATCATTACATATCATATATTGGGCTATAGCCAAGCGGTAAGGCAACGGATTTTGATTCCGTCATGCGAAGGTTCGATCCCTTCTAGCCCAGCCATTTGCGGAAGTAGTTCAGTGGTAGAATACAACCTTGCCAAGGTTGGGGTCGCGGGTTCGAATCCCGTCTTCCGCTTAATAAATTTTAAATCCCTTAGGGGCCTTAGCTCAGCTGGGAGAGCGCCTGCCTTGCACGCAGGAGGTCAGCGGTTCGATCCCGCTAGGCTCCACCATCAACTACATACACCAAAACTTACGTCTTAAGCCAAAAATGGTTTAAGACTTTTTTTTGTTTAAGACATAATTGGGTAAACTAATCCCCAGAAAGATATTATTTCACAAAAAACATATGTGATAGGAACGTGCATCTTTATACATGGAAATGTCGAGTTGAACCAATCGGCATATACGATATAAAATGATGGAAAGGGGGAATTGTATGTCTATTCAGAAAATTTCCGTCATCGGGTTGCCTATGGACCTCGGTCAAGCAAGGCGAGGGGTGGATATGGGACCTAGTGCCATTCGCTGCGCAGAGATTGTCGAGCGTCTTGAAAAGTTGAATATAGCAGTAGAGGATTTAGGGGATATAATTGTAGGGCGCCCTGAAAATGCAGATGAGCCTGGGACAAATCTAAAAAACTTACAGCTTGTAGCGAAGGGTAACTCCCTGTTAGCTACAAGAGTTGATGAAATAATAGAAGGGGGTTCCTTTCCGCTTGTATTGGGAGGAGACCATTCCATAGCTATAGGTACACTGGCAGGAGTCGCGAAGCACTATGAAAATGTGGGTGTGATTTGGTACGACGCACATGGGGATTTAAATACGGAAGATACTTCACCATCAGGGAATATACACGGTATGCCCCTAGCTGTCAGTATTGGGCTTGGACATCCGGACCTAATCAATATCCATGGTTTTGCTCCAAAAGTGAAACCGGAAAACATCGTAATAATTGGAGCAAGGTCATTGGATGAAGGGGAAAAAGAACTTATCCGTGAGAAAGGGATTAAAGTATTCACGATGCATGAGATCGACCGCATGGGAATGGCACGGGTTATGGAAGAATGCATTGATTATTTAAGGGAGAGAACGGATGGCGTCCACCTTTCATTGGATTTGGATGGAGTCGACCCAGCAGATGCACCCGGAGTGGGGACACCGGTGATTGGTGGTATAAGTTATCGGGAAAGTCATTTGGCCATGGAAATGCTTGCGGAATCCAACTTGATTACATCAGCTGAATTCGTTGAAGTGAATCCCGTTTTAGATGAGCGAAATAAGACGGCGATCGTGGCCGTGGCTCTAATGGGTTCGCTATTTGGAGAAAAATTATTATAACTGAAAAAATAAAAGAAACAGTAACCGGCTTGTAATGGGTTACTGTTTTTTATATGCTAGAAGACGTAGGTTTATTTACTAGGGTGTATGTAACAGGAACATATCTATAGATAAATGGTTGCAATCGTATATCCATATTCACTTGAGGGCACGTCTGTCAGTGAGGTCTCCATTTTTAGTTAAATGGATGTATTGGATGATTAAAGAATCCAGTTTGCTGCTAACTTCAACAACTTCATTATCCACCATTGAAGAACGGGAAGCCAAAAACATCATTTTCTGTCTGTATTGTTCAATATGGTCTAAAATTTGTTCTGCAGTCATATAGAGAATCACTCCCTTGGATTTTACAATTTCTTACTATATAGCCCTGTTTTTTTTTTCTTAAACATAAAATGTAAAACTTTGTTAAAATTAATGTATTAAATTTTTGAAACCTTTTAGCTTACGGTTCGTAGTAATCGTATAGCCGCATGAGCGGGGGTAATACCGGAAAATGGATGCACTCATTAGAGAGAGAATTAATCAAGTATTAAAGGGAGACCATAATGCATTTGGGGAAATTGTCGAAATATACAAGGACAAAGTGTTCCAAATATGTTTCAGGATGCTCGGAAACAGGCAAGAAGCAGAAGATTTGGCACAAGAGGCCTTTGTAAGGGCCTACGTGAATATTCGAAGTTTCAATATACAAATGAAATTTTCTACATGGTTATACCGGATTGCGACCAATCTTTGTATTGACCGGCTTCGCAAGAAAAAACCGGATTACTATTTA
The DNA window shown above is from Peribacillus sp. FSL P2-0133 and carries:
- the sigW gene encoding RNA polymerase sigma factor SigW; the encoded protein is MDALIRERINQVLKGDHNAFGEIVEIYKDKVFQICFRMLGNRQEAEDLAQEAFVRAYVNIRSFNIQMKFSTWLYRIATNLCIDRLRKKKPDYYLDAEVAGTEGLNMYSQIASDMAKPEEEVESLELQETIQVEIMKLPEKYRSVIVLKYIEELSLKEISEILDLPVGTVKTRIHRGREALRKQLRHL
- a CDS encoding aspartyl-phosphate phosphatase Spo0E family protein, translated to MTAEQILDHIEQYRQKMMFLASRSSMVDNEVVEVSSKLDSLIIQYIHLTKNGDLTDRRALK
- the rocF gene encoding arginase; its protein translation is MSIQKISVIGLPMDLGQARRGVDMGPSAIRCAEIVERLEKLNIAVEDLGDIIVGRPENADEPGTNLKNLQLVAKGNSLLATRVDEIIEGGSFPLVLGGDHSIAIGTLAGVAKHYENVGVIWYDAHGDLNTEDTSPSGNIHGMPLAVSIGLGHPDLINIHGFAPKVKPENIVIIGARSLDEGEKELIREKGIKVFTMHEIDRMGMARVMEECIDYLRERTDGVHLSLDLDGVDPADAPGVGTPVIGGISYRESHLAMEMLAESNLITSAEFVEVNPVLDERNKTAIVAVALMGSLFGEKLL